The DNA segment aattttgtccgcgatttcacctaaagttcttgaaaattttaaggaaaaatgttcgtaactttcttcaaaaataattattctattgagggaaatttggccactctcgaatgacatacggcgttcctcctcagcacggcagtacagttcAGTTGTTTAGAAATCCGTCTATTTGATTCATGGTGTGTTTAAACATAGTCCTACCTTAGCGAAACTTGCATCAATGACTTTTGACTCCAATATCATTACAACTACAACTGTCAGGCGGACAAACTTCCAGCCCGAGCGTCGCCGGGTCGCAAAAACTGGCACAAAGACTCCCACAGGGCCTCTTAAACCTATACAAAACATACGGTTTTTGCCGCCTATCGACACCTATTGGACCCGTCCCCGGATACACCAACGAAATCCCTTGCAAGTCGGGGCAAAGGAAATAAATATAACCATCCTCGTGTGCGATCGGCGAGTACACCCAACTAAGCCGGGGGTCCCGGATATAAATGCAATTCATGGCGAACGGGCAGTTGGGGTTGTGGAACGAGATGGCGTTGTTCTCCATACTGCCGGACCAGACCACGCCCTGCTCGTCGCAGGTCATCCCCTCGGACATCCCTCTTCCACCGTGGTTCCTTACGGTTTGAGCGACATCGGCGAACGTTAGCGTACGGTTAAGCAGAGCCGCCGTACAAACGGAATACAACCTCCTTGACGTTAAGCCCGCGTAGTACAGTTTGTCCCCACACGGCGAAAGACACATCGGCGTTATGCCTAACGTAATGGAAGATATGATGGGCGAACACACTCCCGTACTGCCGATGCTGTATTCGGGTTGACCCCAACTGACAGGCAATCTGAATGGATAGTTCCTTGTGGTCTCGTCCTGGAACGCAACGTAAGACTTCCCGGTGCACAGATCCAGGACGATGATCGAGTACCCCAACGCATCGGCGATGTACGCCACGTTCTTGCAGGGGTCTAAAGCCAGAGAGATGAGGTACGACCTTTGGAGATCCGCGACGTCTTCGGGGAAATAATAAATTCGGGCGACGCAGTCGTTACACATGTCAACTACGACGAGTTTTATCCCACCGCGTGATGCAGGGAGGAGGACCTGATTACAGGTCCTGGCGCGGCCGGCGTCCAGGCACATCATTCGGTTCGTCTTCTTGTCGTAGACCAGGGTTTGGACGCTGATGAAGTGGTGTTTGAGGCCTCTCGTTGTGAGCGTCCCGTTGCAGTTGCTGATGACCCCGCCTTCCGGGTTGTTGATGCAGTAGTTGGGAAAGGGGACCTCTATGCAGTCCTTCAGTTCGGCGACTTGGAATTTGCCGTTGCATCCGTCGTTGACGTTCTTGGAGTCGATGCCCGCCGGGTAGCAGGAGAACTTCCGGCCGCAGGGGGTCATGGTGAATGCGTTCGGCCATTGGTCCTGGTACAAGTAGACGACTTCTAATCTGGGGTCGTGGCACATCGGGTCCTCCGGGAGCTTACAGCATTTGCCGCAGTTTTGGTACCCGGAGACTTGGAGTATGGGTAGTATGCTGAGGAATAGTATCCGCAGGCTGCGTTTCATCTTATGGCAACCTGTCGGAAAATTAAGAATGTGTACGTATGCATTGTTAATTTTGGATCAAGTTTAAGAGATAAAACGCGGTAATTGATtgaaaatcgagctacaagccaaaataaacaaGTATTATTTCAAACTGAAATGCAACACGAATACttgtttattttggcttgtagctcgatatTTGAACCAATTACGATGTTCTAGACAGCTTAGccagctaaatttggcaataaaatgtatttaagaGATGAATGCACTCAGCCTCCGCAAAATTTGAACCGAAAGGAGGTTTAAAGTTTTAGTCTTACATAAAACTCCATGTTGAATGTTAACCAATTACGATGTTCTAGACAGCTTAGccaactaaatttggcaataaaatgtatttaagaGATAAATGCACTCAACCACAGCAAACTTTGCACCGAAAGGAGGATTAAAGTTTTAGTCTTACATAAAACTTTATGTTGAAAGCAAAGtttaatgaacattttcatggccaaaatattttttctcaactttgaatttttcatgaagGAAACTCTACGACTAAttgatttcaaagtttttcctgaccatttcctaacttttttttttccagaatgcgACTCGGCGCCTTTCTGtcaaactcacaatcagtccaATTCTTGGATTAAAATCTGGCGCCCCTTTTTAGAGTCTATTTTGCCCCCATAAACCCAATTGATATGAGTACAGGACAGAGTTTATTCTAGCTGCAGACTGCAGACGCAGAGAGAACATCGCTCCCAGAGtagaattaatttttctttccgcATGAACTCTGTTCTTACGGATTTCACTCCTTATCCACATCGAACGGATTTTTTGCCGGCAAAAAGGCTCCAGAATGAAATACGCTCCGGCTCACTCTAAGATCTGTAACTATGTGTATTTGGAAAGAGGTCACACATGTATGAAATAAATTCGCGcgacaaatataaaaaaaataaaacgacgTATTTAGTATGCGACTATctgaataaaattgtaattccaCCGTATCACatcgttttttctttcattttcttgtaattgaaacgaaataataaaatctgaATCTTCTTtaccacaaaaaattgaaaagcatgtaTTTTCCTGAAAGTCTTTGGAAGTGCAAATGTTTGAGACAGATACGAAGATAATGGTATGTTTCATCAGTTTTAGTGCTATAAGATAAAAAGGTCGACcttttatagattttttttataccaaaTCGCTCCCAAAAGAATacatttctttttgaaaaaaatctgcgcatttttccttgaaatttttaagtgcGCAGGCTCAAATTTCTGagagttttctgaaattttcaaataaaaacaaCCAAAAACTTTCCCTACAACTCAAACTTAAtcagcagaaatttggcaacgtttgaaccTCCTTGGTTTTATAGTAttctcccccttccccctttacattgaaacaaatcaaaacatCAACCCAGGTtgagtaaaaatattaaatgcaTGCGcctaaaattaagaattttgttAACTTACTCGAATGTACAGGAGACGTGGATGGAGATACCTCAGCCCAAAGCGGATTCGTTTGAACATATGCGCGTTTTATACTTCCTGCGGCAAAGTTGCCTCCATTTCTTAATATACTTAATCTTGCTCTGATATTGTGTTGTTGGAAAACTCAAAAAGTATAGGAGCTTTCTCACgagcaaaatttccttttttcaggaGTTCTAGTCTTCGTTAGTGTTAACACTTGTGGAAGAGAAGATGAACggctgagaaaatttcaagaattcttAGAGTTTCTTTCTTCCGACAGCCAAATATGCAGATGTTCAAGGCCTCTTTGTTCCTTTAACACATGGTGTAACCTTAATTTGATGGTCACTTAAAACTGTTAAAACAGAGAGAAATTAGTCCACGTTGTAACCCAACAAGTCTACGTTATGATGAGCTCTACACTCCATA comes from the Bemisia tabaci chromosome 7, PGI_BMITA_v3 genome and includes:
- the LOC109029558 gene encoding uncharacterized protein, which produces MKRSLRILFLSILPILQVSGYQNCGKCCKLPEDPMCHDPRLEVVYLYQDQWPNAFTMTPCGRKFSCYPAGIDSKNVNDGCNGKFQVAELKDCIEVPFPNYCINNPEGGVISNCNGTLTTRGLKHHFISVQTLVYDKKTNRMMCLDAGRARTCNQVLLPASRGGIKLVVVDMCNDCVARIYYFPEDVADLQRSYLISLALDPCKNVAYIADALGYSIIVLDLCTGKSYVAFQDETTRNYPFRLPVSWGQPEYSIGSTGVCSPIISSITLGITPMCLSPCGDKLYYAGLTSRRLYSVCTAALLNRTLTFADVAQTVRNHGGRGMSEGMTCDEQGVVWSGSMENNAISFHNPNCPFAMNCIYIRDPRLSWVYSPIAHEDGYIYFLCPDLQGISLVYPGTGPIGVDRRQKPYVLYRFKRPCGSLCASFCDPATLGLEVCPPDSCSCNDIGVKSH